The region AAGAGATGGGTCAGGTTCCACGCCAGAAAAAAGCGTGTGGCCAATGCCCTTGCGTTTCAGATGGCTCACGGCCTGGTCGGCAAATCCGCTTTTGACCATAAAAGGGTCTGTCACCACAAAGGCATGGCTGGCTGGAAAGGTCTCAAGGGTTTCCAGCGCGTAAGGGCCGTAGCAGATCTTTGTTTTTCCGTAAAACTGGGTCACGTCGTCCTCCACAGGCGGCGCAAAGAAAGAAAGGATATCTTGGCGTCGGCGTATTCTTTTATCGTCAGCGGTTCACGCTTGCTTGCGCTTGAGCAGCCATTTTCACGCCTTTGGGCGTGGATATTTTTGCTACGGATACCAGTCTGTTAGCTCCGTGATAGCCCGACATTGCACAGCCTTTTTGCAAAAGGGCAGTGCGGGCATGATGCTAAGTCAACCTTTACCCCTAGGGGGAAGGTCAAGGGTTTTTGCAAACTTTTTTACTATCCAATGCCATTTTGTGTGAAAAAATGAACCAGCAGGCCTGATTATGAATTTCAAATTAAAACAGACTATTAAGGTCATTGTTATTGCATTAATTATATTTACTAAATATAATTACTACTTTTAATTATCGACATCCGGAACAAAATTTATGTAAAAAGATGCCCATCAAGGGGCATTTTTTTGTAAAAGGCCTTGATCTTCCAGTGCGGAGAATGCTTACGGTGAATCAAAGTGGGCCGAGCCTCCCTTTGAGGGCTGGGTCAGCCCGCAGCCGACACCAATTCCCGAGGGAAGGAGAATGCCATGGAGCAATCAGCACAATTTGGGTCAACAGGTATGGAAACCTCGGCGCAGGCAGCCAAAAAGCAGCTTGCCACAAGTTTCAGAAGACGTGGCATGGTTACTGCCACCATGTCTGGGGTAGCATACGGAACATACACCGCGTTCATGACGCTCGCCATGACCTTGGGCGTGTGGGGAGTATGGTACGGCGGCGATTCCACTCTTTCTGAATTTTCCAAGCTCTTTTTGCTTGGCGCGCTTGGCGCGGCCACCACTGACGCGTGCAGCGCCGTGTGGGCAGTGCTGATTGCCATTGGCAAGGGCAAGTTTGGCGATGTTTTTCGCAGCATGGCCTCCAAGCCCGGCGCTATCCTCATGGCAGCCGCAGTTATCGGCGGCCCCCTTGCCAGTACCTGCTACGTGCTTGGCCTGCAGAGCGCCGGTTCCATCATTGTGCCCATCAGCGCGCTTTGCCCGGCCATCGGCGCCATTCTGAGCCGCATTCTCTTCAAACAGGCCCTGACCCCGCGCACCATGCTGGGTATCTTTATCTGCTTTATGGCCAGCGTCATGATCGGCAGCACTGGCCTTGCCGACAACGCACCGCCGAACCTCTTTGTGGGTATCGCCTTTGGTTTTCTGGCCGCCTTTGGCTGGGGGCTTGAAGGTTGCGTGGGCGGCTACGCCACTTCCATGATTGATCCTGAAATCGGCATCACCATCCGCCAGCTTACCTCGGCCCTGACCAACCTGCTGATTCTTGTGCCCCTGTTTGCCTTTATTGGCGGCGACTCGGCCTTTGGGATGATCCGCACTGTCTTTACCGATGTTGACGCCATGCCCTGGTTTATCGTGGCTGGTTTTGGCGCGTACTTTGCCTTTATGCTCTGGTACAAGGGCAACGCCATGTGCGGAACGGCGCTTGGCATGTCGTGCAACGGCGCGTTCTCTTTCTGGGGACCTTTCTTCTGCTGGCTGGTGCTCGGTCTGTGGTTCGGCATCGATGGTTACGCCCTTGCCCCCATTGCCTGGCTGGCCGCAGTCGTGATGATCGTCGGCATCTTTATCATTGCCGTCAATCCGCTGGATTTTTTCAGAAAGAAGGGATAATTTGCCATGAAAAAGCCGCTTAACTTCGCCATTCTCAAGTATATGACAACGGTTAACGAGGCCTGCACAGAAGATGTGCTGTGCGCGCTCAAAGACGGGTACAGTTCGTTTCGGGCTTTCAACAAGTCTGACGTGCTCAACGCCCTCTTGACCGCGGAAGCCAACGGCCTGCTGGAAGAATCGCGTTATGACCTGGATGATGAAGGCCAGGTGCGCATGTTCTTTCGTGCCCATGCCGAAGGTGCAGCGACCATAAACCGCTACATTTCCAACTAAATGTCCATTGCCGGGGAGGGGTGCGCCTCTCCCCGGCGCAAGGGATGTGCCCGGCCTCGTTTTTGCTTCTGGCTGGTGGCGCAAATGCTCGATATAGGATGTTGTGAGGTTCGGGCAGGCGCATAATCATCCCTTTTTGCCCACCCTTCAAAAATCCGGGCAACGCCATGACAAAACAAGGGTACACCATCAGCCAGATGAGCGAGATCTCCAAGATCTCCAAAAAGGCTCTGCGCTTTTATGACGACCTCGGCCTTATTTCTTCCAAGAGGCATGGGGGCAACAACTACCGCTACTATACGCAGGATGAACTGCTCGCCATCCCGCCGCTGAAATACTACAAGCAGATGGGGTTCAACCTCAGCGAGATCCGCGCCGCTTTTGAAGTGGGCAGCAATACCTCGCTTTCCGCGCTGCGAAAAATATTCATGAGCAAGATTGAATTGTTGCAGCAGGATGAAAAGCTGTTATTTCTGCGGCTTACATCTGTGCGCGACTGGCTTGAACTGCTGCACGAAGCAGAAATTGTGCTGGAAAACTGCCAGCAGAGTGTCTCGGTGAAGTATATTTCGCCGGAACGCATGCTTTTTATGGACCAGACATTTGTTTCTGATATCAAGTCTGCCATCATCAACATGGATTTTACCAACTATGTTGAAGAAGTGGGCAATAATATCACCGGGCCGGTCATCATCAATTTTTCTTCCATAGAAAACAGGGTGCAAAACGAGGAGCAGCCCGTCAAACTGCTGCAAAAAACCGTATTCCCCTGCGGGGAAGACAAAATGGCGGATTATGGCGGGTACTTGGCGGCAAGCTGCTACCACATAGGCTCGCACGAAACCATCGGCAGCACCTACCGCAAACTGCAGCGCTGGTGCGCCTCAAACAACTATGTTTGCGACAATGGCTCGCATGAGCGCTATATTACCGACTTCTGGACCACCAACAATGATTCGCTCTTTGTTACAGAAGTGCTGGTCAAGGTGAGCCGCCGCGGGAGTGTCGTGCACACCCCCAAATTCCATTTTGATTCAGACGACGATCTGTAATCAGCCAAGTACGCGGGCCGCCTGCTGCGCCATCAGCTCGTGGCCCGCTTCGCTTGGGTGCAGACCGTCTGTATAGAGTGCGGAGAGCCAGTCAGAGGCATTGCCATCCGTTGGGCCTGCCTGACCGGGCAAACCCGCAAAAGCCTGCGAAAAATCCACGCATTGCAGAGAAAAATCCTCTGCGAGCACGCGTAACCACTGGTGCAGTGCGGCGTAGTCCGCACAGGCGCGCGGCAGGTCAACGCTGCCCAGCAGGGGAAAGCTTATGGGCGCATGCACAGGAATGGGCACTCCCAGCACCGGGCGCACCCGTGCGCTGAAACTGTGTTGCACCAGCGCAAAAATATTGGCCTTGACTGTCCCAAGCCCTGCTCCCAACGCCAGATCGTTGAACCCGCCCATGATCAGAACCGCGTCAGCGCCCGCCTGCACCACATGGTGGTGAAAGCGGGCCAGCATGCCGCCCGTGGTGTCGCCGTTGATGCCGCAGTTGCGCACGTCAATGCCCGTGCGCCGCGCCAGCAGGGTTGTCCATACCTTGGGGCGCGGAATGCCGTAGCCGTAAGTGAGGCTGTCGCCCAGACAAGCAATAATCATGTTTGCAGCGTATTCCCTTGTGGATGATCGGGCAATATTCGCAACAGGCGGCCCGCGCCAGCAGGGGCGTACGGGCAAGGGCCGCCTGCGCCCGCATCAGGCGGGCAATCCCATCTGCAGGCGAATGCGGCGTACATCCGCCTCTTCAGGTTTGAAAGGATAGTTGCGTATTCCAGGCCCTGGGCGGGAGTTGGCGTAGGGGCGGTTGCAGGCCACCTCGCCGTCGCGCCCGGTGCAGCCGCAGGTGCGGAACGGCTCGCCAGTGTCAATGACTGCATCCAGATCGCCCTTGGAGAGGCCGTATCCCGTGAGGGCGCGGCGGTCGTTATAGGTGAAGAACCGCTCGTGGGCGTGGTCATTGTCGATGAGCCAGCGCGCCAGCTGAATGCGTCGGTACTGGTCAATGGGCGGCGGCAGGCGGTGCGCCAGAGGCGAACCCCCTTCGGGGAAAAACGAAAACAGATGCGTGTTGCCGCCCATGTCGTGCACTCGCTGCATGGCGCGGCACATGTCCTGCTCGGTTTCGCCCATGCCCACCATAAAGTGCGCCCCGGCCATTCCCTTGCCAAATATGTCCAGGCTTTCGCCAAGGCACTGCCAGTAGCGCTTCCATGAGTGCGGGCCGCCAACTCCTGAACCGCGATAGTGGTCAAACAGCTCGGGCGTGGCAAGATCAATGGCTACGCCGACCTTGTCCGCCCCGGCATCGCGCAGTTCCTCAAGGTTTCTGCGGGTAAGGATGGTGGGCGAAACCAGCATGGAAACGGGTATATCAATGGCCTGACGCAAACGGCGGCATATCTCTGCGGCGTCGCGCGGAGCGCGGCTGTTGGTGAGCATGGAAATGCAGATGCGCTTGACGCGCTCCTGACGCCGCACAATGCCCGCCACAATTTCATCAACAGTAAATGCGGGCCAGGTCACGCGGATAAAGCTTTTGCTCGTGCTTTCCTTCTTTTCTTTTGCGCCAGAGAGGCCGCAGTAGGCGCACTTTGCCGCGCAGCCAGAGCGGTAGGTCAGCAGCAGGTTGATGCACGAAAGGCAGGCGTTGCGGTAGAAGGATCCGGGGGCGAAGTCGAGCGTCATGGCTGCGGCAAGGCTCATGCGCGCAACCTCAGGGCTTTGGGGCTGTGTTTGCTGCCAGCAGGGCGGGCATTGGTTCTCAAGTTGGGTGGCTTGGCTCATATGTTGTCTCCAGCAAAAGTTATTGCGGCAAGCGTTGTGCGGGTAACACTTAGGCAGGCCTGGCGGCGGTGGCTACCAGCCCTTTGTTCCCTCGCCCAGCAGCACCGAGCAGCATGTTTTGCGGAATTCCGCCCGTAATCCCATGCGGGCCGCCAGTGCGGCGGCCTCGTGCGAGGGAAGGGCCATCCGGTTGATGCCAGCCCGTAGCGAAAGAACTTCCAGCGCGCTGGCATCCCGCCTCGGGCGGGCGCAGCCGAGGCTTATCTGGCTTTGCGGCATAAGCTCGCGCGCGCGGATCACAAGCCCGCACACGCCGCGCGGGTCTGGCTGGCGCACGTTTTCCATGACTGTTCCGGCAAGGTTCATGTAGGCCACGATCACCAGCAGCCCGGGCGGGTGACGCGCCAGAATTTCCAGCGCGTGGTTTTCGCCCGCAAACCGCCCAAAATGCAGCCCTGCCACAATGTGCGGAACCACGGGCAGCTTTGCCGCAGCCAGAGCTTCAAGGCTTTGCTCCAGCAGTTGGGGGCCGTCCGGCAGATGGTAAACGCTGGCATAGGTCTTTTCGCTGCCAATAACGTCAAGCAGGGCCTGATCCACGCCAGCCCGCCGCAAGGCCAGGGCCGCTCGGTCATCCACCATGCCGCAGTGCACGGAAATGTAGAGTCCGGTTTCCTGCTTTATGGCCGCAATGGTGTCGGTAAAATCCTGCCACGGCACCTGCCCGCGCCCGTTGCAGCCGCCGGAAAGCAGCACCCCCTGCGCGCCCTGCGCCATCAGATCGCGGCACTTTTGCAACAGCCTCTGGGGAGAGCTTACGTCAGGCATATTGAGCAGCAGCTTGCCGCCGCAGTGGGCGCATTGCTGGCGGCAGTCGGCTCCGGTGATGGAAAGCGCCGGGTACTGGCCCTGAACGCCGTCGCGTACATACATGCCGGGCAGATAGAACAGTATTTTTTTGCCGTGGATTTTCCACGAAAGTTCACGCGCTTCATTAAGCCGCGTACTATCCCACCGCAGTTCAGGGGGGATATCCGCCGGCCACGATGAATAGTAGCCGCCGTATGTTCCAGTGGCGGAATTTCCGCAGGATTCTTCAGCTTGCAGCATAATATTCCCTGAATCCTATCCAGAATCTGTTGATGGCCTTGTCGAGCGAGCCGGTGTGCGCCTCCCATAAAAGGCGGCGCTGGTGCGCGTGCGACAGGGCGTCGCCGTAAAAATCGGCCCATTCTTCCTCGTAGCCCAGCAGAAGGGCCAGATCCCCCTCCAGAACGGCCTTGGCAGCCCAGCGGCCAGCCATTTCGCCGCCCTCCACAGCCTGAAAAATACCGGCCCCTGTGATGGGATGGGTGTGCCCTGCCGCATCGCCTGCAAGCACAGTGTCGCCATACACGCAAGGGCGGGGCGATCCTGCGGGTATCCAGCCGCCTGTGAGGCCCAGCGGCCTGTCGGCCACAAGGCCAAGCCCGGCCATGCCGCGCACAAAGCGCCGCAACGCCCAGCGCAGGCCCGGCCTGCCGGGGGTGGACAGCATGCCAAGGCCCACGTTTGCCACATTGCCCTTGGGGAAAACCCAGGCGTAGCCAGCGCGGATGCTTTCATCAAAATAGATGTGCGTGTGTTCCAGATGTTCCAGCAGGGGCAGACGCACCTGAATGGACGGCAGGCAGTGCGGGCGGGGCAGGCCAAGCCAGCGCGCCACGCGCGAAACAGGGCCGTCAGCCCCGATAACAACCTTGGCCGACACGCCTACGGTGGCGCTGTTGGGCGCGGACAGCAGCACTCTGCCGCCCGCGCCGCCTTCACGGCCAACAGCGGCGTGACCGGGAAGAATCCTCGCGCCGCTGCTCACGGCGGCGCGGGCAAGGGCCTGATCGAACATTTCCCTGTCGATCACGCAACCGGGGGCGCTCATATCCTGTATGCAGCGGCCATGCAGAAAGCTGCGCATGCCCGTTGTGCGCTGCACGATATATTCGTCCCCCACATTGGCCTGACCAACCAGCATGGCCGGGATGTATTCCGCGCAGCGCACGGGCCTGCCCACTATGCGCCGCCGCTCGGCAACAATTACGGAAGCCCCGGCCAGAGCAGCCGCTCGCGCGGCGCTTGACCCGGCGGGGCCGCCGCCAACCACAAGAACATCGCAGTTGAGTACGCGCATGGGGCTACCTCCCGGCATGGCCTTGCGCCTGCTGCGCCACACGTAAAATGGAGTGCAGCAGGGGCATGTTCAGGCTTGTCTGGCTGCGGAACTGCCCCTGATGGGCGGCCTCGCTCTGATCCAGCTCGTAGCAGGTGGTGTTTTCTATATCTATGAGAATGCCGGGCAGGCCCATGCGGTCAAAATCTTCCGCATGCTTGATGTAGAATGGCTGGCAGCAGCAGCCGATGAAGGCGGAGACGCCTTGCCCCTTGAGCTTGCCCAGTTCTTCCATGAGATCTTCAAAGTTGGTTATGCAGACCGTGCGCAGTTTGCGCTCATGCCCCAGAGCCCAGGCTTCGCCCACGGAACATTCGCCGCAAGCGCGGCAGGCCTTGGTAAAGCGGAGGTCGCAATCCTTGAGTTTGGCGCAATAGGGCAGCAGCAGGGCTTGCGGCCCGGCGGCCAGCACCTGATCAAAATTCCCGTTGGTGGTGAAGATGCGGTTGCAGTGTTCAATGGGTATGCCGTGGCGGGCAATGGCGGCTTTTTCCATGGCCATGCGCAGGGGAATGCAGATGTCTTCCGCGTTCATGTCGGGTATGGCGATATGCCCTTCGTTGAAGAAGTCATGGATGATGCCGCAGAGGTGCTCCGTATTCAGGGGCTGACCGCGCAGGGCAGCCTCAAGGTCAAAGAGGGCGCGTGCGGGAAAAGACAAAAAGTCTCCGGTAATAAAAACGTTTTTGAGCACACGGCGCGGCATGTTGAGCTGCATGGTCATGCGCACAAGGCCGTAAGGCGATTTGCGCGCGCCTTGCACCACCTCCGTTTTTTCATAGGTGGGGCGCACCATGTCTATCCATTCCTGCGACTGAAAATAGGGCAGCCGCTCGGCCAGCAGGTCTTCTTCCTCGGCGGTCAGGCCGCCGGGCACAAGGTTTATGCCCATGTGCCGCTCAAAGGCATCGGCAAGTGCAGCCTTGATATCGGCGCTGGCGGGTACGCGTCCAAGCTCCCACGCCAGACAGGTGACGCGTTTTTTGACGGAATCAATTTCCTTGGCTTTCAGCTTTTCCACTGGCACACGCAGGCATTTGAGCATGGTTTCCACGTCAAAATCCACCAGCAGCGTACCCTGAAACAGAAATGCCGCGTCGCAGTCCGTGCCGCCCGTGCCGGATATCTTGCGACCCGCAACTTCTATGTCGTTACGGGGGCGAAAGGCCGCGTCAATGCCCATGCCGCGCAGGGCAGTGACGGTTGGCTCGCACAGGCGGCGGAACAGATTGGCATTGGGAATGCCCACGCCAAAAAAGGCTTTGTCGCAGATAAGCTCCCAGCCGATCTGGTTTTCATCAAACAGCAGGCCGCCACCGCCCGTAATGCGGCGATTGATGTCGATTCCCTGCTTGCGGCAGTAGGAAAGGCGTATTTCTTCCTGAATGGACTGATGAAAGCCCACAAGCACCGTTGCCGGTTTGAACTGCAAAAAGCGCAGTGTATCCTGTGAGCGGCCACTGCCGCGAATTTCAAGCAGCACCTCGTCAAGAGCCATGTTCTCCGCCGCCGTAAGCGGCGGCAGATCAAGCAATCGCCACTGCATATGCGCCTCCTGATCGGGTGTACGCGCCTCTTGCAGTCCGGATTACCCTTTCCGCGCTGTACACCCCGTTTGTGCTGCGTTTTGTTGTTCCTGCGCTGCCCGCCGGCATGCCACAGTGTCGTTGGGCATTATGCCTGCGCTGATGCCGCCGTCTGAACTGCTTGTGCCGCGCTGTCTGCCCTGGCTTTTGCCTCACTGGCGTGCGTCTGGAGTGAGCGGGCCACAAGCTGGCTCATGTCCAGCACTTCTATGTTCACCTTGTTGCGCTTGGCATAGGTGGTCATGGTGCGCACGCACTGCTGGCAGTTGGTCACAATGGCTTGCGCTCCGGTGCGTACGGCTTCTTCAACCTTGCGCTTGGACATGGCCGCCGAAAGATCGGGGTCGATCATTTCCAGGTTTCCGCCGCCGCCGCAGCACAGGCAATGCCGCCTGTTATGCTCCATTTCCACAAGCTTCAGGCCGGGAATGCGCGCCATGACCTCGCGCGGCTCGTCAAACACGCGCCCGCCGCGCCCCAGATCGCAGGGGTCGTGGTAGGTCACTGTCATGGGCAGCTCGCCAAGGGGCAGCCTGTTTTCAAGCACGAGCTGCATGACCATTTCAGATGCATGCGCCAGTTCGAATTCCGGCGGGTAGGATTCGCGCCATATCTGGTAGCAGGAGGGGCAGGTAAACACGACCTTGCGCGCCCCCCGCGCCTTCACGGCCTCCACATTATGTTTGATGATGGCGGGCAGATCGGCGCTCTGGCCGGAACCCACAAGGGGGAAGCCGCAGCACCATTCATCGCCGGCCATGATGGTAAAATCCACGCCTGCGGCTTCCAGAATTTCCACAAAGGCCATGGGGATTTTTTGCGCCAGAGGAAAGTACGCACCCACGCAGCCTGTAAAATAGACCACTTCAGCCCTGGCTTTCTGCCCGCCGCCCTTTGGGGGCTTGCGCATGTCGTCCACCCAGTCGCCGCGCTCGTCGTTGTCTTCGGCAAAGACGTTGTGGCTGTCTTCAAGATTGGTGCGGATCATGCGGATTTTTTCCGGGGCGTCGCCCGTGCGCGAAAGTTCTTCGCGCAGGGCGAGCCACAGATCTTTAAGGGGCAGGCCAGCGGGGCATACTTCCTCGCAATCGCCGCAGAGCGAACAGCGGAACACCGAAGTGCCGTATTCCTTGAGGCGCTCCGGCGTGGCCACAGGTTCGCGCCCCAGCACTTCGCCCAAGGCCCGCCAGAAGAAACTGCGGTCGCGCAGGAGCATTTTCAGGTTGTCCATACGCACCTGAGCCGAAAGATCCGCGTCGCCCGATGCCGCCACCGCCGGACACACGGTCAGGCACTGCCCGCATTCGGTGCAGGCGTCGAGCGCCATGCGCTGTCGTATGCTGAATGCTGTGTGACGCATGATTTAATCCTTTTTGAACTTCTTGATGTCCTCTTGCAGCCATGCTTCAAGAACGTCCTTGCCGCCGTGA is a window of Desulfovibrio desulfuricans DNA encoding:
- a CDS encoding GDSL-type esterase/lipase family protein, coding for MIIACLGDSLTYGYGIPRPKVWTTLLARRTGIDVRNCGINGDTTGGMLARFHHHVVQAGADAVLIMGGFNDLALGAGLGTVKANIFALVQHSFSARVRPVLGVPIPVHAPISFPLLGSVDLPRACADYAALHQWLRVLAEDFSLQCVDFSQAFAGLPGQAGPTDGNASDWLSALYTDGLHPSEAGHELMAQQAARVLG
- a CDS encoding radical SAM protein, which produces MSQATQLENQCPPCWQQTQPQSPEVARMSLAAAMTLDFAPGSFYRNACLSCINLLLTYRSGCAAKCAYCGLSGAKEKKESTSKSFIRVTWPAFTVDEIVAGIVRRQERVKRICISMLTNSRAPRDAAEICRRLRQAIDIPVSMLVSPTILTRRNLEELRDAGADKVGVAIDLATPELFDHYRGSGVGGPHSWKRYWQCLGESLDIFGKGMAGAHFMVGMGETEQDMCRAMQRVHDMGGNTHLFSFFPEGGSPLAHRLPPPIDQYRRIQLARWLIDNDHAHERFFTYNDRRALTGYGLSKGDLDAVIDTGEPFRTCGCTGRDGEVACNRPYANSRPGPGIRNYPFKPEEADVRRIRLQMGLPA
- a CDS encoding MerR family transcriptional regulator, which codes for MTKQGYTISQMSEISKISKKALRFYDDLGLISSKRHGGNNYRYYTQDELLAIPPLKYYKQMGFNLSEIRAAFEVGSNTSLSALRKIFMSKIELLQQDEKLLFLRLTSVRDWLELLHEAEIVLENCQQSVSVKYISPERMLFMDQTFVSDIKSAIINMDFTNYVEEVGNNITGPVIINFSSIENRVQNEEQPVKLLQKTVFPCGEDKMADYGGYLAASCYHIGSHETIGSTYRKLQRWCASNNYVCDNGSHERYITDFWTTNNDSLFVTEVLVKVSRRGSVVHTPKFHFDSDDDL
- a CDS encoding lipoate--protein ligase family protein, with product MQWRLLDLPPLTAAENMALDEVLLEIRGSGRSQDTLRFLQFKPATVLVGFHQSIQEEIRLSYCRKQGIDINRRITGGGGLLFDENQIGWELICDKAFFGVGIPNANLFRRLCEPTVTALRGMGIDAAFRPRNDIEVAGRKISGTGGTDCDAAFLFQGTLLVDFDVETMLKCLRVPVEKLKAKEIDSVKKRVTCLAWELGRVPASADIKAALADAFERHMGINLVPGGLTAEEEDLLAERLPYFQSQEWIDMVRPTYEKTEVVQGARKSPYGLVRMTMQLNMPRRVLKNVFITGDFLSFPARALFDLEAALRGQPLNTEHLCGIIHDFFNEGHIAIPDMNAEDICIPLRMAMEKAAIARHGIPIEHCNRIFTTNGNFDQVLAAGPQALLLPYCAKLKDCDLRFTKACRACGECSVGEAWALGHERKLRTVCITNFEDLMEELGKLKGQGVSAFIGCCCQPFYIKHAEDFDRMGLPGILIDIENTTCYELDQSEAAHQGQFRSQTSLNMPLLHSILRVAQQAQGHAGR
- a CDS encoding geranylgeranyl reductase family protein — encoded protein: MRVLNCDVLVVGGGPAGSSAARAAALAGASVIVAERRRIVGRPVRCAEYIPAMLVGQANVGDEYIVQRTTGMRSFLHGRCIQDMSAPGCVIDREMFDQALARAAVSSGARILPGHAAVGREGGAGGRVLLSAPNSATVGVSAKVVIGADGPVSRVARWLGLPRPHCLPSIQVRLPLLEHLEHTHIYFDESIRAGYAWVFPKGNVANVGLGMLSTPGRPGLRWALRRFVRGMAGLGLVADRPLGLTGGWIPAGSPRPCVYGDTVLAGDAAGHTHPITGAGIFQAVEGGEMAGRWAAKAVLEGDLALLLGYEEEWADFYGDALSHAHQRRLLWEAHTGSLDKAINRFWIGFREYYAAS
- a CDS encoding (Fe-S)-binding protein translates to MRHTAFSIRQRMALDACTECGQCLTVCPAVAASGDADLSAQVRMDNLKMLLRDRSFFWRALGEVLGREPVATPERLKEYGTSVFRCSLCGDCEEVCPAGLPLKDLWLALREELSRTGDAPEKIRMIRTNLEDSHNVFAEDNDERGDWVDDMRKPPKGGGQKARAEVVYFTGCVGAYFPLAQKIPMAFVEILEAAGVDFTIMAGDEWCCGFPLVGSGQSADLPAIIKHNVEAVKARGARKVVFTCPSCYQIWRESYPPEFELAHASEMVMQLVLENRLPLGELPMTVTYHDPCDLGRGGRVFDEPREVMARIPGLKLVEMEHNRRHCLCCGGGGNLEMIDPDLSAAMSKRKVEEAVRTGAQAIVTNCQQCVRTMTTYAKRNKVNIEVLDMSQLVARSLQTHASEAKARADSAAQAVQTAASAQA